AGCGACATAAAACCAGCTATCTTAAAACTCTTATCATAAACTTTGAAACTATCTCCGACTTCTAACTTATTTGCTTTTGCATAGGCTGGGTCAATGAGAATATCATTGCCACTTAAGGCTTTACCTTTTATTATTGCAGGTATATTTACCTTTGTATTTTGCGAAAATATTCTTATTACTTTGTCCTTAGTAACCGGATAATCAAAGGTGTTACCCTCTTCCATTTTCATGTTAAATTTTGATTCTATTTCTGATATATTACTTAGTTTCTTATCCGCCATAAAGCTTGAATCTTCTTGTTTGTAATTTTTTCCAAAAGATGAAGTTATATTTGTTAGGTTACCTGATAGTAATTTAAACATGGTAAATAAAAGACAACTTATAATAATGAGTGCTAAGGATCCAAAATATTGTGACTTATTCTCCATCATGGTTCTCTTTATTTTTTTATTAATAACCATTACCACTCAATCCTTTCTGCAGGCATTGTAGTTTCATTGATTTGGCACTCTACGATTTCCCCGCCACGTACTTTGTAAACCCTATTCGCCATTGCACTTATAGCTGTATTATGAGTTATCATAAGTATGGTTGTTCCAAAGTCCTTATTAATTTTTTGCAAAAGTTTTAATATTTCTCTTGAAGTTATAAAGTCTAGGGCTCCTGTAGGCTCATCACATAATAAAAGCTTAGGATTTTTAACTACCGCTCTTGCTATTGAGACCCTCTGCTGCTCTCCACCACTCAATTCCTTTGGGAATCTATACTTTTTATCCAGCATTCCAACTGAACTTAGTACCTCATCAATTTCAATTGGAGACCTACTAATGTTTGAAACTACTTCAATATTTTCGCCTACTGTTAGGTTAGGTATAAGATTATAAAATTGAAATATAAAGCCTATCTTATCCCGTCTGTAGTCTGTAAGTTTATTATCCGAGAGCTTTGTAACTACTGTATTCTCCACCTTTACTAGGCCAGAATCACATCTATCTATTCCACCTATGATATTAAGTAAAGTTGATTTACCAGAACCAGATGGCCCGAGTATTACACCAATCTCTCCAGTATCCAGAACCATTCCTACACCCTTTAACACCTCAGTTCTTATCTCTCCAGTCGTATAACTCTTTTTTAAATTTTCTACTTTAATAAACATATATTTGCCTCCTTCTATTTTTTATAAACAAATAATTATTCCGAGCCTCAATAAATATATTATACCCTAATTGTTTAGTATTGCTGCTAAAATAACCCCAATCAAAAAAATTGCCTCAAAATAGAAATTACTCTCTATTTTGAGACAAAATATATTATGTACAATCTAGATTATATTTTAAATTTTTGAATCATTTCATTAAGTTTTTCAGCAAGTTCAGCTTGGCTCTGAGCAGCCTGAGCAACCTCGTGAATTGCTGAATTAGTTTCACTTATACTCCCTAGTATTTCCTGTGAACTAGCTGACGATTCCTGCGCAATTGAGGATACATTTTCAATTGCATTTTTAACTTCTGAAATGGTTTCTGTTACATCATCCATTGAGGTCATAATATCTGTAGATAACCCATTATAGAAAGAAGCATCTTCTCCATACTGCTTACCAACATTTATTAACATTTCATAATCTGGTTTAACTTGAGTTTCAATATATTCAAGTACCTCATTTGCATTGCCCGAAAGATTTTGAAAAGCCTTTTCTACCCGCTCTGTTACTTCTTGGATATTTTTAACAGTTTCGGTTGATTGCTCTGCAAGCGTTCTAACTTCGTCAGCTACAACTGCAAATCCTTTACCTTGTTCCCCAGCCCTAGCCGCTTCTATAGCTGCATTTAGAGCAAGAAGATTAGTTTGAGCCGCAATATCTCCTATTGCTTCTGCCATTATCTTTACCTCTTGAACAACATTACCTTCCTCTATTGCTTTGATTATGTTTTGTTGCTTAATATCATATACCTCATTAGCTATTTTATAACTTTCATTTGCACTTACTTTAATTTCAGCAGCCCTTTTCTCTATTTCCTTTGCAGACTTAGTCCCATCGCTTGCCTTTTTTGCTACTTGTAATGCATTTTGCGAAATATTTTCTGCTGTCGCATTTACTTCTTCTGTAGTAGCACTTAGTTGCTGTGACCCACTTGAAATCTGCATTATAGATTCCTTAACAATTTCCATCTTCGATGATATCTCTTCTGTAGTTGCAGATAGTTCCTCACTAGTAGCACTGATATTAGAAGCATCCGTCATTATTTGTGTAATTAATATTTTTATATTTTCTCCAGCTTCATTTAAAGAAGTAGACATTTCCCCTAATTCATCATCTCCAGTAACCTTCATTTGTTGTGTTAAATCTCCATTTTTTAGATTATCCGCAAACTTCACAACAACATTTATTCTCTTTACGAGCCATATTGCCAAAATTATACCTAATGCGAAACTTATTATTACCCCTACTATCATTATCACATTTAACAATCTAAAAGAATTACTAAATACAGACTTATTTATATTCCATTTTCTTTCAGCTGAGATTGTATTCTCTTTTATTATTGCTGATAAACCTTCTTTTAAAGGTTTTCTAAGTAGACCATACTCTTCTTTGTAAACTCTTGTACCTTCTGCGTAGTTACCACTTTCGGCTAAACTTACTACCTTATTTAATGACTCATAGTATGCTGGTAATGAAGCTTTCAATTTGTTATAGTTTTGCTTCTCCTTGTCATTAGCAAACGGTATCTTCTCATACTCAGTAAAGAGTTTAGTATTTTCAATTGAAATTTTACTCATGTCTTCTTTCATTAAATCCATTTCATTTTTAAACTTAACATTAAGCACATGTTCTAAATCTATCTTTTCTTTGTAGCTGTTACCTTGGATTGTATATATCTTCTCTAGCCTGATCAATCCATTTTCGTAAATAAAATTACCATTGTTATTAATAGTGCTCATGCTCCTAAGACCAAGGACACCAACACTAATTAGAAATACAGCACTTATTATACTAGTTGCAAATAGTTTTTGTGATATTTTCATTTTCTTTAACATTTTTAATTCCCCCTACTAACTTTTTTTATATTTAATTCTACATGATTATATAGCACTGTGTTGTAATATAATTTCATTCTCCTTTATTCTATCGAGTGTTAAATTATATTCTTAACCCATATGTTTTTTACTATTATGTAAAACGGTTGCAATTTTGTAAAAGCAAGTATTATATTTGTATTAATTTGTACATTTATTCCCATTTAAATTCAATTTTAATTAATTTTTAGAAATAAAATATTTGTGTTATTTTCATATCTCAAAACATCACATATTGTACGTTTCCTATCAAAAATCTTAATTTTAACAATACCGATACAATATTCTGTTATTCAAATATCCATAAACTTATTTTCTAAATAAAAAGGTGTTATAATGGGATAAGTTATTTTAAACTGACTTTTAGCAACATTCTTGTCAACTGCTATTTGCCATGATGAAGGAATTCTATCAAAAAATATTTAATGAGGTCTTTTTACAAATCGGTGAAAATATAGACAATTTAAAAGACAACAGATGAATATTGATAATAGGTTGAAAGGAGCTTAATTATGGAATATACAAATCAAAAGTATGAAATCAGTGATTCTGTTAGGATTAGTCCCATTGTGTTACCTAAAGCTGTTGCGGGTTTCAAATTTACTACGAATACTATCATTACTAGTACCAAAATAGTAAGTGGGGACAACGTTACCGTTAATTGTGTGGAAGTATCCTTACCAGATTACTGTAAAGTAGAGGGAAAGATCAACCAACGTACTGGTGAAGGTCCTACAGGCACAGCAGAATATTATATTGGATTTGAATTACGCCTTCCTACAGAATGGAATGAATGTTTCTTTTTTGAGGGAGGTGGTGGCTCTGATGGTGTTATCAAAGTTCCAGTAGGCTTAAGGCATACAGGCACTATGCCCGCTTTGGCTAGAGGCTTTGCAACAGTCGCCACTGATGCTGGTCATCAAGGTCTCAATTGTGAATTTGGCTATGATCAACAGGCTAGACTTGATTATGCTTACAATGCCATTGATCAAGTAACCGTTACTGCCAAGTTTATTATTAATGAATATTATGGAAGACATGAAAAATATTCCTACTTTGTTGGTGGATCAAATGGTGGACGACAGGGATTAGTTGCTGCTCAGCGCTTTGGCGATTATTTTGATGGTATAGTAGTTGGTGCACCGGCGTTAAATCTAACAAATGCAGCTATTTCTGAAATGTGGGCTATTCAAATATTTGCTGAAATTGCTAAAAAAGATTCAAATGGCAACCCAATGTTGAATACTGCATTTACAGATGCTGATATGAAATTGGTGTCTACTACTATTATTAAGCAGTTTGATGATGCAGATGGTGTAGTAGATGGTTTAGTTTTTGATATTAATGCTGCTAGAAAGTTTGATCCGTCAACTCTTCCCAAAAAAACTGCTAATTCAGACGGGTTAACTGACGAACAAATTGAAGCTTTAAAGAAGCTGTTTGAAGGGCCTAAGAATGGTAAAGGTAAACCATTGTATTCAAATTGGGCTTGGGATCCAGGTATATCAGATGCTGCGTGGAGAGATTGGACTCTTGGCACTGACGAGGTATTGCCTCGTAATATTACTTTAGGTGTAGAATCTATGGCCCGTGTTTTCACTACTCCTGTAGCTGCTAATTATGACCCAGCTAATCAGTTGAAATGGGTTTTGGATTATAATTTTGATACCGATCCATCAAAGACTGTGTTAGCAGCATCTTACCAGAACTCTTTATCTACAAACTATGATACATTCAAAAAACATAATGGTAAGATTATTCTTTATCATGGCATGGCTGACCCTGTATTTTCTGCATATGATACTATAAGTTATTACGACAAATTGACAGATAAAAACGGTGGCTTAAAAGCTACTGAAGAATTTGCTAGACTATTCTTAGTTCCAAGTATGGCTCATGTTAATGGTGGTCCTTCCACTGATCAATTTGATATGCTTACAGCAATTACCGATTGGGTAGAGAAAGGAAAGGCACCAGATAAAATTATCGCTTCCGGATCTGCAAAAGGATTGCTACAAGGCATCACTAGACCATTGTTCCCATATCCAATACAGACTATTTATGATGGCAAGGGTAACAAAAATTCCGCAGAAAGTTTTGTAGCAAAAAATCTGTAGAAATATCACCATGACTTTAACTTCTGACTCCATGATACTATTGGTATCTTGGACTTAGAAGTTTTTCTTTGCTCCTTTAATATTCACAATTATGGATTAAAAAGGCATGCAAATTATTTTTCGGTTATACAAATGGGTTTATCCATTCCATACAATTTTTTATGGGTTATATAGTAAGCAATTCCTAAAGGGATACAGGAACCAATCCATGCAAGAGGATTTGCCAGGGAGACACCTGTAAAACCTAAGTATTTTGATAAAATAATAGCAGCAAAGATTCGCATAATTAATTCCATAACTCCCGCTAAAGTAGGAGCAAGAGTCTGTCCTAATCCTTGAAGACTATATCTGTAAATAAAAAGTAGTGCTAACACAAAATACATTGACCCATTGGTGTTTAAATAGATTTGTGCAAGAGAAACTACCTTTGGTTGGTTGTCCCCTACAAAAAGTAATATCATAAAACGACCAGCTAAAATATTAAACAGACCAACAATAATACTAAAACCCACTGATATGATACTACATTGCTTTATACCAATACGGATTCTATCTATTTTGCCTGCACCATAATTTTGGGCTACAAATGTGGCCATTGTAATACCAAATGACATCATAGGTTGAATTGCTAGTGTATCAATTTTTTGTGCTGCAGTGTATGCCGCTACTGATACTTCACCTAAATTATTCAGTGCAAGTTGAATAGTTATTGCACCAATTGCTATAATAGAATTCTGGAATGCCATAGGCATTCCCATTTTTAAATGATCCCATATGATTTTTTTCGTCAAATGCCAATCACTTCTATGTAGTTTTAAAATAGGCATTCTTCTCATGATATAGCTAAAACATAATATAGCAGAAATCCCTTGAGATATTGTGGTTGCCCATGCAGCGCCTGCAACCCCCATATTAAATCTTAAAATAAATACAAAATCTAAAATTATATTTAAAATACTAGCAATAACTAAAAATATTAGTGGTGTTCGACTGTCTCCCAAAGCTCGCATAACATTAGAAAACAAATTAAATAACATTGACACTATAATGCCCCAGAAAATTATAACTATAAAATTATAAGCACCTTCTATTATTTCTGGTGGTGTATGCATTATCTCTAAAATTGGTCGTGCAAATATTACACTTACAATTGTAAGCACCATCGTGATTAATAAACTAAGTATAATACTTGCCACATAACTATGTCTTACCCCCTGTTTATCTCCAGCTCCAAAGCACGTAGCAGTGATTATGGAAAATCCAGCAGTTAATCCTTGTGAAAACCCAAGTATAAGAAACATAATGCTCCCTGTACAGCCTACTGTTGCTAGAGCATTAATTCCCATTGTACGTCCCACAATCAGAGTATCTGCTAAGCTATAAAATTGCTGAAAAATATTACCTATAAGTAATGGCAGTGTAAAAACTAAAATAATTTTAGCTGGACTGCCCTTTGTTAAGTCTCGTATCATAAAACCTACCCTCCATTAATATCCTGTTTAATTCTATCCTTTAATTATGTATATCGGATCTTATAGTACTTACTTTAGCACTCTCTTTTACCGCGTAACTCTACGTCCATAAGTAAAATCACTATTTAGTGTTTGAACTCTAATTACAGCCCCTGTATGGGGTGCATTTATCATGTTACCATTCCCAATATATATTCCTACATGATGAGCAGGAGTTCCGAAAAACACCAAATCTCCCGGCCTAAGATCAGCTCTAGATACAAGTGTTCCTACATTTTGTTGATCCTCCGAAACCCTTGGTAAGTTCACTCCAAAATGTTGAAATACATATTGTGTAAAGCCTGAGCAGTCGAAGCCTGTAGGGCTTGTTCCCCCCCATACATAAGGAATACCAAGATAATCTGAAGCATATGCTAAAACTGGATTAGAAGAAAATATAGCCTCATTTGTTTTTTTCTCTAGAGCTACTTCCTTTGCTATACCAGCTTGGTCTGTTACCATTTGTGCACCATATTGATTTTCCTCAGCATTTAATTGTGTTACCAATACAATTTGATCTGTTTTTTGTTTCGTTAAAGTAGCTAATTTCTTTTTATTGTCAACTCTTAAAGATAACAACTTTGTACTTTTTGTATCTAGTGCTACCTTTTTTAAATTAATTTCCGCTTCATTTGTTTTTAAATCACTAATAACATTTTGATCAAATTTTGCTATAATTTTTATATCTTCTACTCTGGATACAAAATCTTCTATACCCTTTGAAGCTAGGATAACATCTATAAGGCTTGATGACCCACCCATATACATTGCTCTCATTCTTTTATTAAAAAGTATCTGTTCTGCTTTGATATTACCCTCTATATCTAAAATATTCATTTGGTCTTGTTTAATATCCTTTTGTATTTTTACTATATTATTTTCATTAATTTTCATTTTAGATATAATTGCTTCAATTTGATTGTCTGTAATCTCTACTTTAATTACAAGATTATTTTTTTTAGTTTCAATCTGCTGAACCTTTATCTTATCTGACGCAGGATCTGCGTATACGCTAGTAAACCCAATGCTCATAGTTACAACAAGTGCCATTATGGCTACCCCGATTTTCTTGTTCATTTTTCTCCCCCCTCGTATAATTTCATCTTCCTAATTCCTACAAAATGACTTATTCAATTATATCATATTACTGTATTATATTTTCTAAAAATATTAATCTTTACCTCTTCTTTATCAATTTTTTTCTTTTACATCTTCATTCTAAAATTACATTTTTTGTTAAAATGCGATCGAAATCTAATAAAACGCAAAAAAACATGACCGAATGTGATCGAATTCTAATGAAACGCAAATAAAACATGATCGAATATGAACATATGTGTTGTTTAAGAACTGATTTTATATTATCATGTATATATGGACGTTAAAAATAAATATAAAAGGTAGTGACGAAAAGATGATATATACAGTAACTTTTAATCCGGCTATAGATTATGTTATAACCGTAGATGATTTTAAAGCAGGATTAATTAATAGAGTTGCCAGTGAAGAAAAATTTGCTGGTGGAAAAGGGATAAATGTATCAAGAGTTTTAAATAATTTTGGAATACAAACTAAAGCTTTAGGTTTTGTTGGAGGTTTTACTGGAAAATTTATTATTGATTCATTGGAGTCTCAAGGGGTTGAAACTGACTTTATTGAGATAAGTGGTGATACACGAATAAACGTTAAACTCAAATCTAAAGAAGAGACGGAAATCAATGGAGCTGGTCCAATTATAAAAGATCAGGACTTAAGTAAGCTATTTAAAATAGTAGAAGGTTTAACTTCAAATGATTATCTAGTATTGTCAGGAAATGTTCAGAAGTCTGTTCCAACGGACATATATGCAAGGCTTCAAAAAAAGTGCGCTTCTAATAATGTAAAAGTTGTAGTTGATACTACAGGTGATGCTTTAGTTGCAACGCTTCCGAATAAGCCATTTTTAATAAAACCTAATAATCATGAACTAGGTGAAATATTTAATAAAGAACTTACAAATACAGATGAAATTATTGAATATGCAAAGAAACTTATTGTTATGGGAGCACAGAATGTAATTATATCTATGGCTGAAAGAGGAGCTCTTCTGATTTGTGAAAGTGGAGTTTATCATGCAACACCAGCAAAGGGAAAAGTACAGAATTCAGTTGGTGCAGGAGATTCAGTTATTGCAGGATTTTTAGCTAAGTATTCACAATCAAAGGATTTAATTGAAGCATTTAGATGGGGAGCTACATCTGGAAGTGCTACAGCATTTTCAAAGGATTTATGTAAAAAAGAAGATATTGAGCATTATTTAGCGCAGGTAATTGTAAATAAATTAGATTAATATCTAGTTATTAATTGGCCTGTTCATATAAACTAACTAAGCTTGTATTTATCACAGGAGGAAAAATATGAAAATAACAGAACTTTTAAAGAAAAATACTATTATTCTAGATTTAAAGTCTAATAGTAAAGCAGATGTAATTGATGAATTAGTAAATAAACTTGATAGTGCGGGAATCTTAAATGACAAGGAAGAATATAAAAAAGCAATCTTAAAAAGAGAAGCAGACTTCTCAACTGGAATTGGGGAAGGTATAGCTATCCCCCATGCAAAGGTTGCGGCTGTAAAAACTCCAGCATTAGCTTTTGGACGTTCTACAGATGGAATTGATTTTGATTCCTTAGATGATGCTCCTGCAAACATATTTTTTATGATTGCAGCAACTGAGGGTGCTAATAATACACATTTGGAAACACTTTCAAGGTTATCTACTCTCCTTATGAATGAAGATTTCAAAAAGAAACTTCTCATTGTTAAAACACCTGAAGAAGTTTTAAGTTTAATTGATAGTCAAGAAGAGGAAAAATTAGAAGAAGAGAGTGCCCAGGAAGAAGCAGTAGTAGAGATAAAAGGTTCAAAAGGTTTAGTTTTAGCAGTAACCGCATGTCCTACAGGTATAGCACATACTTACATGGCAGCAGATGCCTTAAAGAATAAGGCTAAGGAAATGGGCGTAGACATAAAGGTTGAAACCAACGGTGCTACAGGAGTTAAAAATAGATTAACGGATGATGAAATAGAAAGGGCTACTGGTATAATAGTAGCTGCTGACAAACAAGTTGAAATGGCAAGGTTTAACGGTAAAAAAGTAGTTATAGTTCCTGTGGTACAAGGAATAAAAAAACCAGAAGAACTTATAAATCAAGCATTAAATGGCGAAGCGCCTGTTTATAACAATGCTGGTGGTAGTAAATCTGCTACTGGAAGCGAAAAAACAGGAATTTATAAACATCTTATGAGTGGTATTTCAAATATGCTTCCTTTCATTGTTGGTGGAGGAATATTAATAGCTTTATCATTTATATTCGAAAAGAGTTCAAATCCAAACTTGTTATATTTGTCTAAGCTGCTTTCAGTAATTGGAGGCGAGAATGCTTTTGCACTTATGGTACCAGTACTTGCTGGTTTTATAGGTATGAGTATTGCAGACAGACCAGGTTTTGCTCCCGCAATGGTAGGTGGATTTTTAGCATATCAAAGTAATGCAGGATTTCTTGGTGGAATTATTGCAGGATTTCTTGGTGGTTATGTAGTACTACTTCTTAAGAAGGCTTTTTCAAAATTGCCAGAAGCTCTTGAGAGTATAAAACCAGTGCTTATATATCCACTTCTAGGTATTTTTATTACCGGTGCTATAATGTACATTTGTATAGATGGACCAGTTGTTCAAATTAACCTTTTACTTCAACATTGGTTAGGTGGAATGGGCACAGGGAACAAAGTTCTACTAGGTATTATATTAGGCGGAATGATGGCAGTTGATATGGGCGGTCCAATAAACAAGGCTGCGTTTGCATTTGGAATTGCTATGATAGCTTCAAAAAATTACTATCCACATGCAGCTGTAATGGCTGGTGGTATGTCTGCACCCCTAGGGATTGCACTTGCTACTTCATTCTTTAAAAATAGATTTACTAAGCAAGAAAGAGAAACTGGTCTTAGTTGTTATATAATGGGAGCTTGCTTTGTAACAGAAGGAGCAATACCTTTTGCAGCAGCAGATCCAGCAAGAGTAATTCCAGCAACAGTAATAGGATCCGCAGTTGCTGGTGGACTTTCATTGTTTTTTAATATAGGAATGCCAGTTCCACACGGCGGTATATTTGTAGTTGCTTTAGTTAAAGGAAGTCCATTACTTTATTTACTATCGATTTTGATAGGAGCTGCAGTAACGTGCATAATACTAGGAATTTTAAAAAAACCAAAAGATATTTAAAATAGTTAAAAGTTAATGACTAATAGGCCCCCTAAGCATCATGGATAATATTAACTCAAGTAGTTAATATTAAAATATGATGATTAGGGGGCCTATCTTTATATATTAAGTATACATAATGTAACACTCCTTTATTTTCAACATATCATATATAAGGTCTAAGTACCTGAAATAAAGTAACTAATAATTATGCTACTCTATTTTATTTCTTATACCAAACTTTATATTAAAGGAGTATTTATGAATGAAAACATACGATAACCGTGACAAATTGAGGCTGATAAAGCATTTTTTTATTTTTAACATGTTACAACAACCATCTTGTTTTATTAATATTAATAAAACATCTAAAAAAAACTCAGTAAATATCAAACAAGAAAATAGATACA
This window of the Clostridium estertheticum genome carries:
- a CDS encoding C40 family peptidase; the protein is MNKKIGVAIMALVVTMSIGFTSVYADPASDKIKVQQIETKKNNLVIKVEITDNQIEAIISKMKINENNIVKIQKDIKQDQMNILDIEGNIKAEQILFNKRMRAMYMGGSSSLIDVILASKGIEDFVSRVEDIKIIAKFDQNVISDLKTNEAEINLKKVALDTKSTKLLSLRVDNKKKLATLTKQKTDQIVLVTQLNAEENQYGAQMVTDQAGIAKEVALEKKTNEAIFSSNPVLAYASDYLGIPYVWGGTSPTGFDCSGFTQYVFQHFGVNLPRVSEDQQNVGTLVSRADLRPGDLVFFGTPAHHVGIYIGNGNMINAPHTGAVIRVQTLNSDFTYGRRVTR
- a CDS encoding methyl-accepting chemotaxis protein translates to MLKKMKISQKLFATSIISAVFLISVGVLGLRSMSTINNNGNFIYENGLIRLEKIYTIQGNSYKEKIDLEHVLNVKFKNEMDLMKEDMSKISIENTKLFTEYEKIPFANDKEKQNYNKLKASLPAYYESLNKVVSLAESGNYAEGTRVYKEEYGLLRKPLKEGLSAIIKENTISAERKWNINKSVFSNSFRLLNVIMIVGVIISFALGIILAIWLVKRINVVVKFADNLKNGDLTQQMKVTGDDELGEMSTSLNEAGENIKILITQIMTDASNISATSEELSATTEEISSKMEIVKESIMQISSGSQQLSATTEEVNATAENISQNALQVAKKASDGTKSAKEIEKRAAEIKVSANESYKIANEVYDIKQQNIIKAIEEGNVVQEVKIMAEAIGDIAAQTNLLALNAAIEAARAGEQGKGFAVVADEVRTLAEQSTETVKNIQEVTERVEKAFQNLSGNANEVLEYIETQVKPDYEMLINVGKQYGEDASFYNGLSTDIMTSMDDVTETISEVKNAIENVSSIAQESSASSQEILGSISETNSAIHEVAQAAQSQAELAEKLNEMIQKFKI
- a CDS encoding ABC transporter ATP-binding protein, encoding MFIKVENLKKSYTTGEIRTEVLKGVGMVLDTGEIGVILGPSGSGKSTLLNIIGGIDRCDSGLVKVENTVVTKLSDNKLTDYRRDKIGFIFQFYNLIPNLTVGENIEVVSNISRSPIEIDEVLSSVGMLDKKYRFPKELSGGEQQRVSIARAVVKNPKLLLCDEPTGALDFITSREILKLLQKINKDFGTTILMITHNTAISAMANRVYKVRGGEIVECQINETTMPAERIEW
- a CDS encoding tannase/feruloyl esterase family alpha/beta hydrolase, whose product is MEYTNQKYEISDSVRISPIVLPKAVAGFKFTTNTIITSTKIVSGDNVTVNCVEVSLPDYCKVEGKINQRTGEGPTGTAEYYIGFELRLPTEWNECFFFEGGGGSDGVIKVPVGLRHTGTMPALARGFATVATDAGHQGLNCEFGYDQQARLDYAYNAIDQVTVTAKFIINEYYGRHEKYSYFVGGSNGGRQGLVAAQRFGDYFDGIVVGAPALNLTNAAISEMWAIQIFAEIAKKDSNGNPMLNTAFTDADMKLVSTTIIKQFDDADGVVDGLVFDINAARKFDPSTLPKKTANSDGLTDEQIEALKKLFEGPKNGKGKPLYSNWAWDPGISDAAWRDWTLGTDEVLPRNITLGVESMARVFTTPVAANYDPANQLKWVLDYNFDTDPSKTVLAASYQNSLSTNYDTFKKHNGKIILYHGMADPVFSAYDTISYYDKLTDKNGGLKATEEFARLFLVPSMAHVNGGPSTDQFDMLTAITDWVEKGKAPDKIIASGSAKGLLQGITRPLFPYPIQTIYDGKGNKNSAESFVAKNL
- a CDS encoding PTS fructose transporter subunit IIABC — encoded protein: MKITELLKKNTIILDLKSNSKADVIDELVNKLDSAGILNDKEEYKKAILKREADFSTGIGEGIAIPHAKVAAVKTPALAFGRSTDGIDFDSLDDAPANIFFMIAATEGANNTHLETLSRLSTLLMNEDFKKKLLIVKTPEEVLSLIDSQEEEKLEEESAQEEAVVEIKGSKGLVLAVTACPTGIAHTYMAADALKNKAKEMGVDIKVETNGATGVKNRLTDDEIERATGIIVAADKQVEMARFNGKKVVIVPVVQGIKKPEELINQALNGEAPVYNNAGGSKSATGSEKTGIYKHLMSGISNMLPFIVGGGILIALSFIFEKSSNPNLLYLSKLLSVIGGENAFALMVPVLAGFIGMSIADRPGFAPAMVGGFLAYQSNAGFLGGIIAGFLGGYVVLLLKKAFSKLPEALESIKPVLIYPLLGIFITGAIMYICIDGPVVQINLLLQHWLGGMGTGNKVLLGIILGGMMAVDMGGPINKAAFAFGIAMIASKNYYPHAAVMAGGMSAPLGIALATSFFKNRFTKQERETGLSCYIMGACFVTEGAIPFAAADPARVIPATVIGSAVAGGLSLFFNIGMPVPHGGIFVVALVKGSPLLYLLSILIGAAVTCIILGILKKPKDI
- the pfkB gene encoding 1-phosphofructokinase; its protein translation is MIYTVTFNPAIDYVITVDDFKAGLINRVASEEKFAGGKGINVSRVLNNFGIQTKALGFVGGFTGKFIIDSLESQGVETDFIEISGDTRINVKLKSKEETEINGAGPIIKDQDLSKLFKIVEGLTSNDYLVLSGNVQKSVPTDIYARLQKKCASNNVKVVVDTTGDALVATLPNKPFLIKPNNHELGEIFNKELTNTDEIIEYAKKLIVMGAQNVIISMAERGALLICESGVYHATPAKGKVQNSVGAGDSVIAGFLAKYSQSKDLIEAFRWGATSGSATAFSKDLCKKEDIEHYLAQVIVNKLD
- a CDS encoding MATE family efflux transporter, giving the protein MIRDLTKGSPAKIILVFTLPLLIGNIFQQFYSLADTLIVGRTMGINALATVGCTGSIMFLILGFSQGLTAGFSIITATCFGAGDKQGVRHSYVASIILSLLITMVLTIVSVIFARPILEIMHTPPEIIEGAYNFIVIIFWGIIVSMLFNLFSNVMRALGDSRTPLIFLVIASILNIILDFVFILRFNMGVAGAAWATTISQGISAILCFSYIMRRMPILKLHRSDWHLTKKIIWDHLKMGMPMAFQNSIIAIGAITIQLALNNLGEVSVAAYTAAQKIDTLAIQPMMSFGITMATFVAQNYGAGKIDRIRIGIKQCSIISVGFSIIVGLFNILAGRFMILLFVGDNQPKVVSLAQIYLNTNGSMYFVLALLFIYRYSLQGLGQTLAPTLAGVMELIMRIFAAIILSKYLGFTGVSLANPLAWIGSCIPLGIAYYITHKKLYGMDKPICITEK